One window of Aspergillus oryzae RIB40 DNA, chromosome 3 genomic DNA carries:
- a CDS encoding uncharacterized protein (2-polyprenyl-6-methoxyphenol hydroxylase and related FAD-dependent oxidoreductases), with amino-acid sequence MGKTWDVIIAGAGPVGLFLACELAIAGVSVLVLEREMQPESPWKEGLFGRRGLYTPAVEAFYRRGILKRIFGDDERPTHLKKTEGFQYGGHFAGLVLNANNIEFSRWPYRLPGPSFLPGPTSLGRLEAVLSERAETLGVQILRGMEVSRLADEGESVKVWAGDQWFTAQWLVGCDGGRSTVRKTAGFEFVGTEAEFTGYIAVCDLDRPDLLKSGFKHTNSGMYIVSGPGQLHVIDFDRSFDRSQTITREHFQEVLRRVSGTNIVVEALHLASSFTDRSKQATEYRRGRILLAGDSAHTHSPLGAQGLSTGIGDAMNLGWKLAATVKGFASPGLLDTYHQERHPEAARVLEWTRAQVAALRPDPYGQAIASLMRDMINTQDGATYLADRIWGLSVRYGPGDAHPLVGSSAPDFEFDDGMRLGAKLETGSFLVIDFGSNNQVAEHVQSLQSLQFMIQYCACSAKEEFGLKGLLLRPDGVVAWVSTEEINIIRLHVALSRWISLPSFEA; translated from the coding sequence GGAGCGAGAGATGCAGCCAGAGTCGCCTTGGAAAGAGGGATTGTTTGGGCGTCGCGGTCTCTATACCCCGGCGGTCGAGGCATTTTACCGCCGTGGCATCTTGAAGAGAATtttcggtgatgatgagcGTCCGACGCATTTGAAGAAGACTGAAGGCTTTCAATATGGAGGACACTTTGCGGGCTTGGTGCTTAATGCAAACAACATCGAGTTTTCACGCTGGCCATATCGCTTGCCAGGACCGTCCTTTCTTCCTGGTCCGACTTCTCTTGGACGTCTTGAGGCTGTGTTGTCGGAACGTGCAGAGACGCTGGGTGTCCAGATCCTTAGAGGTATGGAAGTCTCCCGGCTCGCTGATGAAGGTGAATCAGTCAAGGTATGGGCGGGCGACCAGTGGTTTACGGCTCAATGGCTTGTCGGATGTGACGGTGGACGCAGCACAGTTCGGAAAACTGCTGGATTCGAGTTTGTCGGGACCGAAGCAGAATTCACTGGTTATATTGCGGTATGTGATCTCGACCGACCAGACTTATTGAAGTCAGGTTTCAAGCACACAAACTCGGGGATGTACATAGTTAGCGGACCTGGACAGTTGCATGTTATCGATTTTGATAGGAGCTTTGATCGGTCACAAACTATCACGCGGGAACACTTCCAGGAAGTGCTACGGCGAGTGTCGGGCACAAACATCGTTGTCGAAGCGCTTCACCTAGCCTCCTCCTTCACCGATCGCTCGAAGCAAGCAACAGAATATCGTAGAGGACGCATCCTTCTGGCTGGTGACAGTGCCCACACACACTCTCCACTGGGCGCGCAAGGATTGAGTACAGGAATTGGCGATGCGATGAATCTCGGCTGGAAGCTTGCGGCTACCGTCAAGGGGTTTGCATCTCCTGGTCTGCTAGACACCTACCACCAAGAGCGGCATCCAGAGGCAGCTCGAGTGCTTGAGTGGACTCGCGCTCAGGTGGCGGCCTTACGCCCTGATCCATATGGCCAGGCTATTGCGAGTCTCATGCGGGACATGATCAATACCCAAGATGGGGCGACTTATCTCGCCGATCGCATCTGGGGACTTTCAGTGCGCTATGGCCCGGGCGACGCGCATCCACTTGTCGGTTCTAGCGCTCCGGATTTTGAATTCGATGATGGAATGCGACTTGGAGCTAAGTTAGAGACAGGATCCTTCTTGGTGATTGACTTTGGGAGCAACAACCAGGTGGCAGAGCATGTGCAGTCCTTGCAGTCTCTGCAGTTCATGATTCAATACTGTGCATGTAGCGCAAAGGAGGAATTCGGGCTCAAGGGGTTACTCTTGCGACCTGATGGTGTGGTCGCATGGGTGTCGACGGAGGAGATAAATATAATACGACTGCATGTTGCATTGTCTCGTTGGATAAGTCTCCCTAGTTTCGAGGCTTAA
- a CDS encoding GPI anchored serine-threonine rich family protein (predicted protein), translating into MRFTLACLAALASSAAAYMVNAPMTGDQVPIQAGTIITWSAVDTDQPTFDLWLVNMRHFEPYARQIGQGINRDAQTYRVQGVSGVPPNTGYQFNFVRHGADANEAKERPLAQSGDFTVYGEGTV; encoded by the exons ATGCGTTTCACTCTCGCTTGCCTCGCTGCCCTTGCGTCTTCCGCGGCCGCCTATATGGTCAACGCCCCAATGACTGGTGATCAAGTCCCCATTCAGGCGGGAACCATAATTACATGGTCTGCTGTTGA CACCGATCAACCAACATTTGATCTCTGGCTTGTCAACATGCGACACTTCGAACCCTATGCAAGGCAGATCGGCCAAGGTATCAACCGGGATGCCCAGACCTACCGAGTCCAAGGTGTGAGCGGTGTCCCGCCGAA CACTGGGTATCAATTCAACTTTGTCCGTCACGGCGCCGATGCGAATGAAGCCAAGGAGCGTCCGTTGGCTCAGTCAGGAGACTTTACTGTTTATGGGGAAGGTACTGTTTGA
- a CDS encoding uncharacterized protein (amino acid transporters) encodes MAPTSANRASKGNIQVDEARLEAALGHKQELVRGFGLFSLTSLGIIIANSWAATGGTIVTALYNGGPMAVLYGLILVTIFYAFISASLSELASAIPSAGGVYHWSSVVAGKYGRAAGFFTGYLNACAWLLSAASMSSVLGNEAVAMYLLRHPGVEWHSWQPFIVFLVVLWMCCAIVCLGNRYLPLINRISLVLSMGGWFITIVVLAVMPRGRHASNAQVWRIYYNETGGWSDGICFLSGLLNAAFAVGTPDCISHLSEEVPQPERKVPQGIMLQLLTAFLTAFVYLIALFYGINDIDAVFNTNVNYFPVAEIYLQATGSTAGAVGLIALLFLATFPTLVGTLTTGGRMWWSLARDNATPFPSFFGQVHPTLDCPVNATVAMAVMVSCLGCVYVGSTTAFQALISSFIVLSTLSYAGAIVPHILSRRRSVVLGPFAMPHKIGYVVNILAVLYIAVTVLFFCFPFTLPVTVQNMNYTSVITVGLMTLVGIWWLFQGMRTYKGPTYSREAAERLAMGKQESSAEMSAMDGM; translated from the exons ATG GCTCCGACCAGCGCTAATCGCGCCAGTAAGGGAAACATCCAAGTTGATGAAGCACGCCTTGAAGCGGCTTTGGGCCATAAGCAAGAACTGGTCCGTGGGTTCGGGTTGTTTAGTTTGACCAGTCTGGGAATTATAATTGCCAA TTCCTGGGCAGCGACTGGAGGAACTATCGTGACTGCACTGTACAATGGCGGTCCTATGGCCGTCTTGTATGGACTGATCCTGGTCACTATCTTCTATGCATTCATCTCCGCGTCCCTCTCTGAGCTCGCCTCGGCAATTCCTTCAGCGGGTGGTGTCTATCATTGGTCGTCCGTGGTTGCAGGCAAGTATGGTCGCGCTGCAGGCTTTTTCACGGGCTACCTCAATGCCTGCGCCTGGTTGCTGTCCGCGGCTTCAATGAGCTCAGTTCTCGGCAATGAGGCAGTTGCCATGTATCTCCTACGACATCCGGGTGTGGAGTGGCATAGCTGGCAGCctttcattgtcttcttgGTTGTACTGTGGATGTGCTGTGCTATTGTATGCTTGGGAAACCGTTACCTCCCGCTCATCAACCGGATATCGTTGGTGCTGTCCATGGGTGGTTGGTTTATTACCATTGTCGTACTGGCCGTGATGCCTAGAGGCCGACACGCCAGCAATGCTCAAGTGTGGAGGATCTACTACAACGAAACTGGCGGCTGGTCCGACGGcatctgctttctctctggACTCTTGAATGCTGCCTTCGCAGTTGGTACACCTGATTGTATTAGCCACTTATCGGAAGAAG TCCCCCagccagaaagaaaggtcCCACAGGGCATCATGCTGCAGCTGCTAACAGCCTTTCTGACCGCGTTCGTGTATCTCATTGCACTGTTCTACggaatcaatgatattgaCGCGGTTTTCAATACCAACGTTAACTATTTCCCTGTCGCCGAGATCTACCTGCAGGCAACGGGGTCCACAGCGGGAGCAGTAGGACTTATCGCCCTGCTTTTCCTAGCCACGTTCCCCACGCTGGTAGGAACTCTTACAACCGGTGGCCGGATGTGGTGGTCACTTGCACGCGATAACGCTActccctttccctcattcTTTGGTCAGGTGCACCCCACGCTAGATTGCCCGGTCAATGCCACAGTGGCCATGGCAGTGATGGTTTCCTGTCTGGGCTGTGTTTATGTGGGCAGCACCACCGCATTCCAGGCGTTGATCTCATCATTTATTGTGTTGAGCACGCTCTCCTATGCCGGGGCCATTGTTCCGCATATTCTATCCCGGCGACGAAGTGTTGTCCTGGGACCCTTTGCCATGCCCCACAAGATTGGATATGTGGTTAATATCCTCGCGGTACTCTACATCGCCGTCACAGTGCTGTTCTTCTGTTTCCCCTTCACCTTGCCCGTGACTGTTCAGAATATGAACTACACAAGTGTTATTACCGTCGGTCTTATGACCCTCGTCGGCATTTGGTGGTTGTTCCAGGGTATGAGGACTTATAAGGGTCCTACCTATAGTCGGGAGGCGGCTGAACGGCTGGCGATGGGGAAACAGGAATCGTCGGCTGAGATGAGCGCCATGGACGGAATGTAA
- a CDS encoding uncharacterized protein (predicted protein), giving the protein MPPLRPVPFCDHTTNEKKLGGTMAFMVIPTFSTTATTVWGPSTMPPSGQLVSSITNQTTVRALYLPPSTIEQWWTCDPDARKKAEGLDFVLFGGGPLAPSVGQKLSELTDLCQMYGSIESGQIQMLVPQPGEWQYLEPNPAEECDMQRVEEGSGLYELVLHQDEKFRGRRTLSHTFPDVKEWRTKDLFTPHPTKAGLWQFHSRTDDLIALGTSAKVFPVPMETALQGDPNIAGALVVGNARPAVVLIIEPVQSVSHENREEFVDKIWPSVVEANGAAPTQGKISRSRILLTDPEVGFARTPKGTIARKTSEAIYTAAIDALFRGGIVEDNGLTGAF; this is encoded by the coding sequence ATGCCCCCCTTGAGACCTGTTCCTTTCTGTGATCATACAACTAACGAAAAGAAGCTGGGTGGTACAATGGCATTCATGGTCATCCCCACTTTCTCCACGACCGCTACAACCGTTTGGGGACCCTCAACTATGCCACCCAGCGGTCAGCTAGTAAGCTCTATTACAAACCAGACGACAGTCCGAGCCCTTTATCTTCCCCCATCTACTATCGAGCAGTGGTGGACATGCGACCCAGATGCGCGCAAGAAGGCAGAAGGTCTCGACTTTGTACTCTTTGGCGGCGGACCTCTAGCTCCAAGTGTCGGGCAAAAGCTCAGCGAATTGACTGACCTTTGTCAAATGTACGGGTCTATTGAGAGCGGCCAGATCCAGATGCTTGTTCCGCAGCCCGGAGAATGGCAGTACCTTGAGCCTAATCCTGCCGAGGAGTGTGATATGCAGAGGGTGGAGGAGGGCTCCGGTCTTTATGAGCTGGTGCTGCATCAGGATGAGAAATTCCGTGGGCGGCGCACTCTGTCACATACATTCCCGGATGTAAAGGAATGGCGCACGAAGGATCTATTCACTCCTCATCCTACAAAGGCAGGCTTGTGGCAGTTCCACTCTCGCACTGACGATCTCATCGCGCTAGGAACTAGCGCTAAGGTGTTTCCAGTTCCCATGGAGACGGCTCTCCAAGGAGATCCTAATATCGCTGGCGCGCTGGTTGTCGGAAACGCCCGTCCAGCGGTTGTACTTATAATTGAGCCAGTGCAGTCCGTGAGCCACGAGAACAGAGAGGAATTTGTTGACAAGATATGGCCATCAGTTGTAGAAGCAAACGGCGCTGCACCCACGCAAGGCAAGATCTCGCGATCCCGTATTCTCCTGACTGATCCTGAAGTTGGCTTTGCAAGAACCCCGAAAGGCACTATTGCACGAAAGACGTCAGAGGCTATTTATACGGCAGCTATTGATGCGCTGTTCCGAGGTGGTATTGTCGAGGATAACGGCTTGACTGGTGCCTTTTGA
- a CDS encoding uncharacterized protein (predicted protein) — protein sequence MSIHNHNKPWLRGAEEFRGQRLLPHVIDYHAHNEPNRVFNSMPRTQNIADGFRDVDMKTMATAVNFMAWWLDGHFKDVPKEKKVLAYVGVPDIRYPVLLFAAIKAGWTTFWVSPRNPPDHNLYLLLEAKVNLVLYADLMEPVVKGIQQLNSTAQIPYTVVPSVDEVLNGQSPPYPFDVLFADVKDERCLAMHTSGSTGTLPPLKAY from the exons ATGTCTATTCACAACCATAACAAACCATGGCTTCGGGGGGCAGAGGAATTCAGGGGCCAGAGATTGCTTCCCCACGTCATCGACTATCATGCCCATAATGAGCCCAATCGCGTATTCAACTCCATGCCAAGAACGCAAAATATTGCGGATGGCTTTCGAGATGTCGACATGAAGACAATGGCTACCGCGGTCAACTTTATGGCCTGGTGGTTAGATGGTCATTTCAAGGATGTCCctaaagagaagaaagttcTAGCATATGTCGGAGTACCAGATATCCGATATCCCGTTCTTTTGTTCGCAGCAATTAAAGCTGGATGGACG ACATTCTGGGTATCACCTCGAAACCCGCCTGACCACAACCTGTATTTGCTGCTTGAGGCGAAAGTTAATCTTGTTCTCTACGCCGATTTAATGGAACCGGTTGTGAAAGGCATCCAGCAGCTTAACTCCACAGCTCAGATACCCTATACGGTGGTGCCATCCGTGGATGAAGTACTGAATGGCCAGTCCCCTCCGTACCCTTTTGATGTTTTGTTTGCGGACGTCAAAGACGAAAGATGCCTTGCTATGCACACGTCTGGGTCCACAGGTACACTCCCCCCTCTCAAAGCCTACTAG
- a CDS encoding uncharacterized protein (choline dehydrogenase and related flavoproteins): protein MSTLRRRPEALLQQRGIRAKQRPCASIITEALVQKVLFNETTATGVKVITGGGAHTTEAKKEVILSCGALNTPKILELSGIGNKEILDRYRISVVVDNSNVGENLQDQLMTGSFEVVDGVIRGDALMRQETETMEEATKLYYEHNASPLTIGGVQSTAFMPCLDENGARYEKHIKDLMDRFLSDTDDREPAIRGILEQPDSPTWAQFMFICQANLHETGTISLARSFCWAILSALVLFRRPHFVCERGGQAGSERAFLTNLESANQYLRDTATTTYRPCGTAAMLPREQGGVVDEKLRVHGTTNLRVCEASILPLITVGNIMSTVYAVAERAAEIIKADA, encoded by the exons ATGTCGACTCTAAGACGAAGACCAGAAGCTTTGCTGCAACAACGTGGTATCCGCGCAAAACAACGGCCGTGTGCCTCTATTATAACAGAGGCACTTGTGCAAAAGGTCCTCTTTAATGAAACAACAGCTACCGGTGTTAAGGTCATCACCGGCGGTGGGGCTCACACAACtgaggcaaagaaggaggtGATTCTTTCGTGTGGCGCTCTCAATACCCCTAAGATCCTCGAACTATCCGGAATTGGAAACAAGGAGATCCTAGATCGATACAGAAtctctgttgttgttgataaTTCAAATGTTGGAGAAAACCTTCAGGACCAGCTAATGACCGGTAG CTTCGAGGTAGTTGATGGGGTTATTAGGGGAGACGCCCTAATGCGTCAAGAGACAGAGACAATGGAGGAAGCTACAAAGCTATATTACGAACACAATGCTAGTCCTCTGACTATAGGCGGTGTTCAGTCAACTGCCTTTATGCCCTGCCTGGACGAAAATGGTGCCAGATACGAAAAGCATATCAAGGACCTTATGGACCGCTTCCTTTCCGACACTGACGATCGGGAACCAGCGATTCGCGGTATCTTGGAACAGCCTGATTCTCCCACTTGGGCCCAATTTATGTTCATTTGCCAGGCGAATCTGCACGAGACCGGTACGATTTCGTTGGCCAGAAGCTTCTGCTGGGCAATTTTATCAGCCTTGGTGTTGTTCAGG CGTCCACATTTCGTCTGCGAACGTGGAGGACAAGCCGGCT CTGAACGGGCGTTCCTCACCAACCTCGAGTCTGCTAACCAGTACCTACGTGATACTGCGACGACTACGTACCGTCCCTGCGGCACCGCGGCTATGCTACCGCGAGAGCAGGGTGGCGTAGTTGATGAAAAGCTAAGGGTACATGGAACGACCAATTTGCGAGTCTGTGAGGCCAGTATTCTGCCGCTGATCACCGTGGGCAACATCATGAGTACGGTGTATGCCGTCGCTGAGCGAGCCGcagagatcatcaaggcgGATGCGTAA
- a CDS encoding uncharacterized protein (predicted protein), whose amino-acid sequence MIVMKLGELVNTVPTIGFNVETVEYPRKYRWTIWDMSMSRRSVKQLIHSYFPGTDIVLFIHNCDPQQPEPIYDFHYFVDFVHKHGCKHMWILLNKQDTLPAESAPEIVDGLRKKYEKEMAKYDQLSWKILDHKLSAKTGEGVQEILHQLHSSANLLLRTRPKPQPQPRTEPEQDPEPNPAPEIAEDTVSSPRLSEPINRKASQDSVNAQAFWNSFVTGDIPVWDHHAHLKVTYILVLEYVQQRRSTFAMADTMLAHLRRLRNSQPEKFGNREHR is encoded by the exons ATGATTGTG ATGAAGCTGGGAGAGTTGGTCAATACCGTTCCAACTATCGGCTTCAATGTTGAGACAGTCGAATACCCGAGAAAGTATCGATGGACTATTTGGGACATGTCCA TGTCTAGGAGGTCTGTCAAGCAATTGATCCACAGCTACTTTCCTGGGACAGATATTGTCCTCTTTATCCACAACTGCGATCCGCAACAGCCAGAGCCGATCTATGATTTTCACTACTTTGTCGACTTTGTCCATAAGCACGGTTGTAAACATATGTGGATTCTCCTAAATAAACAAGACACGCTTCCCGCAGAAAGTGCCCCAGAGATTGTCGACGGTCTGCGGAAAAagtatgagaaggagatggcTAAGTACGATCAACTCTCATGGAAGATTTTGGATCACAAGCTCAGCGCCAAAACGGGAGAAGGGGTTCAGGAAATTCTTCACCAACTCCATTCATCTGcgaatcttcttctgcggACTCGACCGAAACCACAGCCTCAACCTCGCACTGAGCCTGAGCAGGATCCCGAGCCTAACCCGGCTCCAGAGATAGCAGAGGACACAGTATCCAGTCCGAGACTCAGCGAACCTATCAATAGAAAAGCTTCACAGGATTCTGTCAATGCCCAGGCCTTTTGGAACTCGTTTGTTACTGGAGATATACCAGTGTGGGACCATCATGCCCACCTCAAGGTCACGTATATTCTTGTTTTGGAGTATGTGCAACAAAGAAGGAGCACATTTGCTATGGCCGATACTATGCTTGCCCATTTAAGGCGGTTGCGAAACAGTCAGCCAGAGAAATTTGGAAATAGGGAACACCGGTAA
- a CDS encoding uncharacterized protein (N-methylhydantoinase A/acetone carboxylase, beta subunit), with translation MQSVRIGVDVGGTNTDAVLIDLGQRETPSRGILSSHKAPTSPDVTTGIQEAINTVLRDSQVAPDNVASVTIGTTAFLNSVLEQDPRRLSKVAIIRLSKSFLRDVKPFSEWPAGLASLINGYVGYIDGGLHIDGSQEAPVVESQVVRECENIKALGLTTVVVAGVYSPIDEVFRQEETVREIITREIPGVDVVCSKEIANIGFLERENAAILNGAILRYARQTIRRFHGAMKSLHLQCPLFLTQNDGTIIDATTAAKTPIRTFNSGATNSMRGAAYLAGEDLANKSTIVVDIGGTTTDVGVLLPSGLPRQASAYVKAAGIKVNYSMPHLYFVGLGGGSIVRDGQSGAKKGAVTVGPDSVGHRLLTEGLVFGGDVLTATDIAVAGGQCVVGNAESVKHLASKLVSASQTRIKQILERSIDLMKTSPEPLPVLLVGGGAVLAPAELEGASKLINPPFFDVANAVGAACAKVGGTVDKITSIANQSIKDAVEEAKKAAIERAIQAGAVEDSVFIAEVESMPIPYISNQLRTVVKAIGNLDTERSMGMFVDNDDGPVEEDTIDENPRTTEHLQVPEVIPVDHLTYRPNVVFNEKAGWHEWLLTETDLNYIADGAYVLGCGGGGSPDAGRIQLQEMLRQGYKIRCIDHSVLPDDALVYWGGRMGSPATTVERLQAHETVDAIGQLMHYMGHKSFDAVMGLEIGGSNGLEAFQWGSDRFYDRPVIDADFMGRANPMIWQTTMAVYRPGELTPCAIDSGDGRSVIMPRAGDDEMVDRVLRAALTEMGSLVGLSARPTNGAAVREFAILNTVSLSWRIGRAIAQAAQYSTLLTVPEAIIAEAGGPQSAKVLFRGKISGIEQTVYKGHSYGELIITEVPAEDDDQATNQNCSPAVAQGGHIRIPFKNENIYAEHHAADGSKKIIASVPDLICILDKESGKPIGVPEYRYGYQVVVLGLACSPHWSKTERGLEIGGPKGYGYDFAYEPLGEYFEPRSVIDEFKEVN, from the exons ATGCAGTCAGTGCGGATCGGCGTGGACGTCGGTG GAACAAACACCGACGCGGTGTTAATCGACCTGGGCCAACGAGAAACACCGTCTCGCGGAATCCTCTCATCTCACAAGGCTCCAACGTCCCCCGACGTCACCACGGGCATCCAGGAAGCTATCAACACGGTCCTCCGGGACTCTCAAGTGGCTCCGGACAATGTGGCGTCTGTTACGATTGGCACAACTGCCTTCCTGAACTCCGTGCTGGAACAAGACCCCCGTCGTCTAAGCAAGGTTGCGATTATCCGATTGTCGAAGTCGTTCCTGCGCGATGTCAAGCCCTTTTCTGAATGGCCAGCTGGACTGGCCAGTCTCATTAATGGATATGTCGGGTACATCGATGGCGGTCTCCATATTGACGGGTCTCAGGAGGCGCCGGTGGTCGAATCGCAGGTCGTTCGAGAGTGTGAGAACATCAAAGCGCTGGGCTTAACGACGGTCGTCGTGGCCGGTGTTTACTCGCCTATTGATGAGGTGTTCCGACAAGAGGAAACGGTGCGGGAGATTATTACCCGCGAGATTCCGGGGGTGGATGTCGTGTGTTCAAAGGAGATCGCCAATATCG GGTTCCTGGAACGGGAAAATGCCGCTATCCTCAATGGTGCCATCCTGAGATATGCGCGCCAAACAATCCGACGCTTCCACGGTGCAATGAAATCCCTTCATTTACAGTGTCCGCTATTTCTGACGCAGAATGATGGCACTATCATTGACGCGACTACTGCAGCAAAGACACCCATCCGGACGTTCAACTCCGGTGCTACGAACTCCATGCGCGGCGCTGCATATCTAGCCGGAGAGGATCTAGCTAATAAGTCCACCATTGTCGTTGATATTGGtggcaccaccaccgatgtTGgggttctccttccttcCGGACTGCCACGACAAGCCTCTGCTTATGTGAAAGCAGCGGGGATCAAGGTGAACTATTCCATGCCCCATTTGTATTTTGTCGGACTAGGTGGAGGATCAATTGTCCGTGATGGACAGAGCGGCGCCAAGAAAGGGGCCGTCACTGTTGGCCCAGACTCGGTTGGACATCGACTGCTCACTGAGGGTCTTGTGtttggtggagatgttcTGACTGCAACTGATATTGCTGTTGCCGGTGGTCAGTGTGTGGTCGGTAATGCGGAGTCCGTTAAGCATCTTGCTTCTAAGTTGGTATCTGCGTCACAGACACGGATCAAACAGATTTTGGAACGGTCCATTGACCTCATGAAGACCTCACCAGAGCCTTTGCCAGTGCTCcttgttggaggaggtgCAGTTCTGGCTCCTGCAGAGCTAGAGGGTGCATCCAAACTCATCAACCCACCGTTCTTTGATGTAGCGAACGCGGTGGGAGCAGCATGCGCCAAGGTCGGTGGAACAGTAGATAAAATTACCAGCATCGCGAATCAGTCCATCAAGGATGCTGTTGAAGAGGCTAAGAAAGCCGCCATTGAACGAGCTATTCAAGCTGGCGCTGTTGAGGATAGCGTCTTCATTGCTGAGGTCGAGTCCATGCCTATTCCATATATTTCCAATCAGTTGAGAACTGTCGTCAAGGCGATTGGAAATCTAGATACCGAAAGGTCCATGGGCATGTTTGTTGACAATGACGATGGCCCCGTTGAGGAGGATACGATAGATGAGAACCCCAGGACCACAGAACACCTTCAAGTACCGGAGGTGATTCCAGTTGATCATCTTACCTACCGTCCGAATGTGGTCTTCAATGAGAAGGCTGGCTGGCACGAATGGCTTCTAACAGAAACCGATCTGAACTACATCGCAGACGGGGCTTATGTCCTCGGCTGCGGGGGCGGGGGAAGTCCAGACGCAGGCCGTATCCAACTACAGGAAATGCTCCGGCAAGGGTACAAAATCCGCTGCATTGATCATTCTGTCCTGCCGGATGATGCACTAGTCTACTGGGGAGGACGGATGGGATCACCGGCAACGACAGTAGAGCGACTCCAAGCTCACGAAACGGTGGATGCCATCGGTCAGCTCATGCATTATATGGGTCACAAATCCTTCGATGCCGTGATGGGCCTCGAAATCGGCGGGTCAAATGgtcttgaagcctttcagtgGGGCTCAGATCGATTCTACGACCGCCCCGTTATCGACGCGGACTTTATGGGCCGCGCAAATCCCATGATCTGGCAGACTACAATGGCCGTGTATCGGCCTGGGGAACTCACACCATGTGCAATTGATTCCGGCGATGGAAGGTCTGTCATCATGCCCCGAGCgggtgatgatgaaatgGTTGACCGGGTGCTCCGTGCTGCTTTGACCGAAATGGGCTCTTTAGTTGGCCTTTCAGCTCGCCCGACCAATGGTGCGGCTGTTAGAGAATTCGCCATCTTAAATACGGTATCACTATCATGGAGAATCGGGAGAGCCATTGCGCAGGCGGCTCAATATAGTACACTTCTCACAGTCCCAGAAGCAATCATTGCTGAAGCCGGAGGACCCCAGTCCGCCAAGGTCCTATTCCGAGGCAAGATCTCTGGAATCGAGCAAACAGTATACAAAGGACATTCATACGGCGAGCTCATCATCACTGAAGTCCCTGCCGAGGACGATGACCAGGCCACTAACCAGAATTGCTCCCCTGCGGTTGCGCAAGGCGGGCACATCCGCATCCCGTTCAAGAATGAGAACATTTACGCTGAGCATCATGCCGCCGACGGCTCGAAGAAGATCATTGCCAGCGTGCCGGATCTCATTTGCATCTTAGACAAGGAATCGGGCAAGCCGATCGGTGTGCCGGAATATCGGTATGGCTACcaggtggtggtgttgggatTAGCCTGCTCTCCACATTGGTCCAAGACGGAACGGGGGCTTGAGATCGGTGGACCAAAGGGCTATGGATATGATTTCGCATATGAGCCGCTGGGCGAGTATTTTGAACCCAGGAGTGTGATTGATGAGTTTAAGGAGGTTAATTAG
- a CDS encoding thioredoxin family protein (predicted protein) — protein MIAEIHSLAEYEAELAKPGLAVLDFYAPHCGPCHTRAAYASTRYTASMFLCMPVLMQVLQVNGVDEEGAEVQKKAEVTWWPTLVVYKDGKEIWRDRVPNPPSRKPLESLEYYLKTVVA, from the exons ATGATTGCTGAAATCCATTCTCTTGCTGAGTACGAAGCTGAGCTGGCTAAGCCAGGTCTTGCCGTCTTGGACTTTTACGCTCCTCATTGTGGCCCTTGTCAT ACCAGAGCAGCGTACGCTTCTACAAGGTATACTGCCTCGATGTTCTTGTGTATGCCAGTGCTAATGCAGGTCCTACAGGTCAACGGTGTCGACGAAGAGGGAGCGGAAGTGcagaagaaagcagaagTCACTTGGTGGCCAACATTGGTGGTGTACAAAGATGGCAAAGAGATCTGGCGAGACCGAGTGCCAAACCCTCCCTCTAGGAAGCCGCTGGAGTCATTGGAGTATTACCTGAAGACCGTGGTTGCTTGA